The Triticum dicoccoides isolate Atlit2015 ecotype Zavitan chromosome 6A, WEW_v2.0, whole genome shotgun sequence genome has a window encoding:
- the LOC119318288 gene encoding mucin-19-like, whose product MGDACGPPGLRKSDANAHDDAPPAVTRRPSTPRRHPSPNAGAPATPRRHPSPNAATGVAGSQAKRPQSSDRRSGSPARPASGGGSRAAAPSRISAPTSPPSSPSSSSSSSSTPVRDAVSDTQSAPRRLSGGGGRAPDGLWPSMRSLSSSLQLESRDRRAADQARARDASAAADRKRSPMRGRSGGSEQPENPHARVIDHHRWPAMMGGRVSGSAMSRSVDLTDKMHRLRGGASPKRTASISSAASALSRSIDLADKIDRLVSSSRGEESPRRSSASNGSADTSKSSITDGKDARPAAMAVPSRGIISPVRTARALSKSMDLTERDYSMLSSAVSSSSVSSVSNATSQTTKSSEKPNGRASSPASSRGRSPRTSAASGGSIGAISKNADVPGKDKRPASSRGTSPRRPLASDGVNAIVKNMDFAEKDSRTVISSVPSRAVSSPRRRQASDGIDVMRRSADFSEKDNRPSTSSSLRGVSPRRRLGSDGFSGISKGVDCVDKASTPSTSSAASRGVAPRTQVISDCVGTTSKGKDSADKDNRPSTSYAASRGMSPRRRLACDGISSISSNINFAEKDGRIVASSVAHRGISTIRRLASDGVDIISKSTDSPEKDVRPSTSAGSRGLSPRRPVSDGVNVSEKDTRPATLSAASRGVSPRRRLASDNVEAISKSSDSVEKETRSSASSVASRGVSPRRRLASDNVEAISKSSDFVEKETRPSTSSMASRGVSPRRRLASDIVDGISKSSDSVEKETRPSTSSVASRGVSPRRRLTSDSVEATSKSSDSVEKETRSSTSSVASRGVSPRRRLASDSVEAISKSSDFAEKETRPSTSSVALRGVSPRRRLAPDSVEAISKGSDFVEKETRSSTSSVASRGVSPRRRLASDGANTLLKSTDFSGKDYRPSTSSAASRGTSQRSRVASNSIDALSRSMNFADKESRPSTSSVASRGTLQRGMLASGSIVDPVDNGSERSTSSAASGGTSDSRLDGTDAQVEAIQFAEEVNSVTPDGCSDDTSESTYSGNVGTGASSLSIAVQDRQPSRSVSDVSEDMSQSVDATQKHNRAISVKVPSRGTSPRRRLASDGINTMLKSMDFAEKDKRPMTMSVSSRGMSPRRPARVDSANIMSKSMDFSDKCNGQISSIIPSRAVSTRKILGPDGANAMSRSVDLTDNIRQPVSSTVQPSRVSPRKMPSASSGSANGNGSQEENASSSPDAPSNNSERFAPPKQLARTLSSPSRGLLRPSSPTKASSTSSLASRRLPSPLRIRPSTPVSPCSSGRSDSPSSLLSYIGDATRGKKSPSHMEDAHQLRLLYNRNLQWRFTNAYVDEMLSIQKMGAETMLYSVWDSNSRMSDSMVTKRSYVERLRQEVKLGIVLKQQMDYLDHWAELQTDHSTSLSGAIEALRASTLRLPVTGGAKADVLTVKNAVSSAVDIMQAMGSSVCNLLSKLEATHSLVTELSAVAAKESTTLNEYRELLGTAAALQVHESSLRTQLMQETE is encoded by the exons ATGGGGGACGCCTGCGGCCCGCCCGGGCTGCGGAAATCTGACGCCAACGCCCACGACGACGCGCCTCCGGCGGTGACACGCCGGCCATCGACCCCGCGGCGGCACCCGTCTCCGAATGCCGGCGCACCCGCCACCCCGAGGCGGCACCCCTCGCCGAATGCCGCTACGGGGGTGGCTGGGTCGCAGGCGAAGAGGCCCCAGTCCAGCGACCGGCGGTCCGGGAGCCCGGCGAGGCCGGCCTCCGGCGGTGGCTCCAGGGCGGCCGCGCCGTCCAGGATCTCCGCCCCGACGTCGCCGCCCTCCAgtccgtcctcgtcctcctccagcTCCTCCACGCCCGTGCGCGACGCCGTCTCCGACACGCAGAGCGCCCCGAGGAggctgtccggcggcggcggccgggcccCCGACGGGCTGTGGCCGTCAATGCGGAGCCTCTCCTCCTCGCTCCAGCTCGAGTCCAGGGACCGGAGGGCCGCGGATCAGGCCAGGGCGAGGGACGCGTCTGCGGCGGCCGACAGGAAGAGGAGCCCGATGAGGGGGCGGAGCGGCGGCAGCGAGCAGCCGGAGAACCCGCACGCCAGGGTGATTGACCACCACcgctggccggccatgatggggggCAGGGTGTCCGGCAGCGCCATGTCGAGGAGCGTGGATCTCACTGACAAGATGCACAGGCTACGCGGCGGGGCTTCACCCAAGAGGACGGCATCGATTTCATCCGCCGCAAGCGCCCTGTCAAGAAGCATTGATCTCGCCGACAAAATAGACCGATTGGTCTCCTCGTCGCGAGGGGAGGAGTCACCTAGAAGATCATCTGCTTCAAATGGCTCAGCTGATACATCAAAAAGCAGCATCACTGATGGTAAAGATGCCAGACCTGCAGCCATGGCAGTTCCATCGAGAGGGATTATTTCTCCTGTGAGAACAGCAAGGGCCCTGTCCAAGAGCATGGATCTTACTGAAAGAGATTACAGTATGCTCTCCTCGGCAGTTTCATCGTCCTCAGTATCAAGTGTGTCCAATGCTACATCGCAAACCACAAAGTCTTCTGAGAAACCGAATGGCCGTGCTTCTTCCCCGGCCTCGTCACGGGGACGTTCACCTAGGACATCAGCAGCATCTGGTGGCAGCATTGGTGCTATATCAAAAAACGCCGATGTCCCTGGAAAAGATAAGAGACCAGCTTCATCTAGAGGGACTTCGCCAAGAAGGCCACTTGCTTCCGATGGTGTTAATGCTATTGTCAAAAATATGGATTTTGCGGAAAAGGATAGCAGAACAGTCATCTCCTCGGTTCCATCTCGAGCGGTATCTTCCCCAAGGAGAAGACAGGCCTCTGATGGTATTGATGTTATGCGAAGAAGCGCAGATTTTTCTGAAAAAGATAACAGACCATCCACATCATCTTCACTGCGTGGGGTTTCTCCGCGAAGAAGGCTTGGTTCTGATGGTTTCAGTGGTATATCAAAAGGGGTGGATTGTGTTGATAAAGCTAGCACACCATCCACCTCATCAGCGGCATCGCGAGGTGTTGCACCAAGAACTCAAGTGATATCTGATTGTGTTGGTACTACATCAAAGGGCAAGGATTCTGCTGATAAAGATAATAGACCATCAACCTCATATGCTGCATCACGAGGTATGTCACCACGAAGAAGGCTTGCATGTGATGGTATTAGCTCCATTTCAAGTAACATCAACTTCGCTGAAAAGGATGGCAGAATCGTGGCCTCTTCAGTCGCACATCGAGGGATCTCAACAATAAGGCGTCTTGCGTCTGATGGTGTTGATATTATATCAAAGAGTACGGATAGTCCTGAGAAAGATGTCAGACCCTCCACTTCGGCCGGTTCAAGAGGTCTTTCGCCAAGAAGACCTGTCTCTGATGGTGTCAATGTTTCTGAAAAAGATACCAGACCTGCCACCTTGTCAGCTGCATCACGGGGAGTTTCACCAAGAAGAAGACTCGCCTCTGATAATGTAGAAGCAATATCAAAGAGCTCAGATTCTGTTGAAAAAGAAACAAGATCATCCGCTTCGTCGGTGGCATCACGAGGGGTTTCACCAAGAAGAAGACTTGCCTCTGATAATGTAGAAGCAATATCAAAGAGCTCAGATTTTGTTGAAAAAGAAACAAGACCATCCACTTCATCAATGGCATCACGAGGGGTTTCACCAAGAAGAAGACTCGCCTCTGATATTGTAGATGGTA TATCGAAGAGCTCAGATTCTGTTGAAAAAGAAACAAGACCATCCACTTCGTCAGTGGCATCACGTGGGGTTTCACCAAGAAGAAGACTCACCTCTGATAGTGTAGAAGCTACATCAAAGAGCTCAGATTCTGTTGAAAAAGAAACAAGATCATCCACTTCGTCGGTGGCATCGCGAGGGGTTTCACCAAGAAGAAGACTCGCCTCTGATAGTGTAGAAGCTATATCGAAGAGCTCAGATTTTGCTGAAAAAGAAACAAGACCATCCACTTCATCAGTAGCATTACGGGGGGTTTCACCAAGAAGAAGACTTGCCCCTGATAGTGTAGAAGCTATATCGAAGGGCTCAGATTTTGTTGAAAAAGAAACCAGATCGTCCACTTCGTCAGTGGCATCACGAGGGGTTTCACCAAGAAGACGACTTGCGTCGGATGGTGCAAATACTTTACTGAAGAGCACTGATTTTTCTGGTAAAGACTACAGGCCATCAACCTCGTCAGCTGCATCACGAGGGACATCACAAAGAAGCAGGGTTGCCTCTAATTCCATTGATGCCCTGTCGAGAAGTATGAATTTTGCTGATAAAGAGAGCAGACCCTCCACCTCATCAGTAGCATCACGTGGGACTCTACAGAGAGGCATGCTTGCTTCTGGTAGCATTGTGGATCCTGTGGATAATGGTAGTGAACGATCCACCTCATCGGCTGCATCTGGTGGGACTTCAGACAGTAGACTTGATGGTACTGATGCTCAAGTAGAAGCCATCCAGTTTGCTGAGGAAGTTAATTCAGTAACTCCAGATGGCTGTAGTGATGATACTTCAGAAAGCACGTATTCTGGTAATGTAGGCACAGGTGCATCATCCTTGTCCATTGCGGTGCAAGATAGACAACCAAGCAGATCTGTTTCTGATGTCAGTGAGGATATGTCACAGAGTGTGGATGCAACTCAAAAACATAACAGAGCCATCTCGGTAAAGGTTCCATCTCGAGGAACTTCTCCAAGAAGGCGACTTGCATCTGATGGCATTAATACTATGCTCAAAAGCATGGATTTTGCTGAGAAAGATAAGAGACCCATGACCATGTCAGTATCATCACGTGGAATGTCACCAAGAAGACCAGCAAGAGTGGACTCTGCTAATATAATGTCAAAAAGCATGGATTTTTCTGATAAATGTAATGGACAAATATCTTCAATAATTCCATCACGAGCGGTTTCTACACGAAAAATACTTGGACCGGATGGTGCTAATGCCATGTCAAGAAGCGTGGATCTGACTGATAACATCAGACAACCAGTCTCTTCAACAGTGCAACCAAGTAGAGTTTCACCAAGGAAGATGCCTTCTGCGAGCTCAGGTTCTGCCAATGGAAATGGAAGTCAAGAGGAAAATGCCAGTTCAAGTCCAGATGCACCTTCAAATAATTCAGAAAGATTTGCACCTCCAAAGCAGTTGGCAAGGACACTGTCTTCACCATCACGTGGTCTACTACGTCCTTCATCACCGACCAaggcttcatcaacatcatcacttGCCTCTAGGAGGTTGCCGAGCCCATTGAGGATTCGACCTTCAACACCTGTCTCACCATGTAGTTCTGGTAGATCCGAttctccctcttctcttctcagCTACATTGGTGATGCAACAAGAGGAAAGAAGAGCCCAAGCCACATGGAAGATGCCCATCAGTTGCGCCTCCTGTATAATAGGAACTTGCAATGGCGTTTTACAAATGCTTATGTGGATGAAATGCTATCAATCCAGAAGATGGGTGCCGAG ACTATGCTCTACAGTGTATGGGATAGTAATTCAAGGATGTCTGACTCTATGGTTACGAAAAGGAGTTATGTTGAAAGGCTGAGGCAAGAGGTCAAATTGGGAATAGTGTTGAAACAACAA ATGGACTACCTTGACCACTGGGCAGAGTTGCAAACAGATCATTCTACTTCTTTGTCCGGTGCAATTGAAGCTCTTAGAGCAAGTACATTGCGCCTTCCAGTTACAGGAGGAGCAAAG GCTGatgtacttactgttaagaatgctGTCAGTTCAGCAGTTGACATTATGCAAGCAATGGGCTCTTCTGTTTGCAACTTGCTATCGAAG TTAGAGGCTACACACTCTCTCGTTACAGAACTCTCAGCTGTTGCTGCTAAAGAGAGCACTACCCTTAATGAGTACAGAGAACTCTTGGGTACAGCGGCAGCACTGCAG GTCCACGAGTCCAGCCTAAGGACACAACTCATGCAAGAAACAGAGTGA
- the LOC119318290 gene encoding translation initiation factor IF3-4, chloroplastic-like has product MVGVAAGFAFAPAVSRRLPYRPCCSTAHASVPSSSARSSLAARQGRPRRLVAVARYSAYGSDEEDDEEGGGGRRDRPEQEQDPALDIERIQSSTVRLLDAQKNMVGVISVSEAVRIADENDLMLAILSLDGDPPVLRLFEEKDYKKHKYEQQKKKRVQQKRSVAKRMGLKELKMGYNIDIHDYSVRLRAAKKFLKAGDKVKIVVNLKGRENLYKKQAIELLRRFQTDVGELATEGSKNFAERNIYLILVPNKLAIQKEQDGVSKKDTVEGETDQSEDELDEDDTVIEQLEGSSLDGDELVIEQLEESKEPETEVSANV; this is encoded by the exons ATGGTCGGCGTCGCCGCCGGCTTCGCGTTCGCGCCGGCCGTGTCCCGGCGACTGCCCTACAGGCCGTGCTGCTCCACCGCCCACGCCTCGGTGCCCTCGTCCTCGGCGCGGTCGTCGCTGGCCGCGCGGCAGGGGCGGCCGCGGCGGCTCGTCGCCGTCGCGCGCTACTCCGCGTACGGGAGCGAcgaggaagacgacgaggaggGCGGGGGCGGGCGGCGGGACCGCCCCGAGCAGGAGCAGGACCCCGCCCTCGACATCGAGCGCATCCA GTCTTCGACCGTCAGGCTGCTGGATGCCCAGAAAAATATG GTTGGTGTTATATCTGTAAGCGAGGCAGTTCGAATCGCAGATGAAAATGATCTTATGCTG GCAATATTGTCACTAGATGGAGATCCTCCAGTACTCCGACTCTTTGAAGAGAAAGATTACAA AAAACACAAGTACGAACAACAGAAGAAGAAAAGAGTTCAGCAGAAAAGATCCGTTG CAAAACGCATGGGCTTGAAAGAGCTGAAAATGGG GTACAACATTGATATCCATGATTATAGTGTGAGACTTAGAGCTGCAAAGAAATTTCTTAAAGCCGGTGACAAG GTTAAGATAGTGGTGAACTTGAAAGGTCGGGAGAACTTGTACAAAAAACAAGCGATTGAACTTCTCAGAAGATTCCAAACTGATGTTGGTGAG CTAGCGACAGAAGGAAGTAAGAATTTTGCagagaggaatatatatttgattcTTGTACCCAATAAACTAGCCATACAGAAAGAACAAGATGGGGTGAGCAAAAAGGACACTGTGGAAGGAGAGACGGACCAATCAGAGGATGAATTGGATGAGGACGACACTGTGATCGAACAACTGGAGGGAAGTAGTTTGGATGGGGATGAGCTCGTGATAGAACAACTGGAGGAAAGTAAGGAACCTGAGACAGAAGTCTCAGCAAATGTTTGA
- the LOC119316066 gene encoding uncharacterized protein LOC119316066 — protein sequence MAGGSSPWKIMGQQSSAFLRRQTTQESPAGGGIPSAEAVLLSLEKVLADLEAHGRELTKVVTGSLEDEQSFHRIECNGFLQGFLLDQIAPLRHRLSSEKKIQGHLRWRANEKSNRTYRLESDGGGHAHGSEFRSQREAESVMFMGLETIPNGDRTVESDKSMLQPAYPSTNILDCGGGDEKDEMDMRKSDAYWTMKSNKLMLKPAGTIGRCFVQGCPDHDEMDTLLAKEMFTHNTPGLNSGPGSATRTLQIFSIKLAEIAGGLKWPLSVYGVVAARDVADHNRNLLFSRNRSQAQELKEDDRILRLIGPSRAIAFTDRVDFEIQLKVKGTGTAKSQDKALISSADCYDGGYGPAVSTFSVSNCFCTLEFCVQTVTRTFQATVLDVQVVKDDGSWPFQYGGRFACSPLSGEFVFADSGVTRTINPSSSQIVLLDSKDGAWLKKRCGGYLHMWRQVVSVEMEGRLDVAIEAYSKSGDIASQGQVHFIPKSCGMSHGKCALGGSEVSITVAWSLVATDKGTIAAQGNLFEC from the exons ATGGCGGGGGGATCCTCACCCTGGAAGATCATGGGGCAGCAGTCTAGCGCTTTTCTCCGTCGCCAAACGACCCAGGAATCACCCGCCGGCGGCGGAATCCCTAGTGCGGAAGCTGTGCTGTTGAGCCTGGAGAAGGTtcttgctgatctggaagcgcatgGGAGAGAGCTGACCAAGGTGGTCACCGGGAGCTTGGAGGATGAACAGTCGTTTCATAGGATCGAATGCAACGGATTTCTCCAAGGGTTTCTCCTGGACCAAATCGCGCCATTGCGCCACCGGTTGTCGTCTGAGAAGAAGATTCAGGGTCATCTCAGGTGGAGGGCCAATGAGAAGAGCAATCGCACCTACAGACTGGAGTCTGATGGTGGTGGTCATGCTCATGGGTCTGAATTCAGATCGCAGAGGGAGGCAGAGTCGGTGATGTTCATGGGTTTGGAAACCATTCCCAATGGGGACAGGACGGTCGAATCAGACAAGTCAATGCTCCAACCTGCATATCCCAGCACCAACATATTGGATTGCGGCGGCGGCGATGAAAAGGATGAGATGGACATGCGCAAATCAGACGCATATTGGACTATGAAATCGAACAAGTTGATGCTCAAGCCTGCAGGCACAATTGGCAGATGCTTTGTCCAAGGCTGTCCTGATCATGACGAGATGGACACACTATTGGCTAAGGAGATG TTTACGCACAACACGCCCGGACTCAACAGCGGTCCTGGGTCTGCCACGCGAACATTGCAGATCTTCTCCATCAAGCTCGCAGAAATAGCCGGTGGCCTCAAGTGGCCATTGTCTGTGTATGGCGTGGTTGCTGCCCGAGACGTCGCGGATCACAACCGCAACCTTCTCTTCTCTCGTAATAGGAGCCAGGCCCAAGAACTGAAAgaagat GATAGAATTTTGCGCTTGATTGGCCCGTCCCGTGCAATTGCGTTTACGGATAGAGTTGACTTTGAAATCCAACTAAAAGTAAAAGGCACGGGTACGGCCAAGTCACAAGATAAAGCATTGATCAGCTCTGCAGACTGTTACGACGGCGGATATGGACCTGCCGTGTCAACCTTTTCTGTCAGTAACTGTTTCTGCACACTGGAGTTTTGTGTGCAGACAGTTACACGAACCTTTCAGGCCACTGTCCTGGATGTCCAGGTTGTCAAAGATGATGGGTCATGGCCTTTTCAATACGGTGGCCGATTTGCCTGCTCTCCACTGTCGGGGGAGTTCGTTTTTGCTGATAGCGGAGTCACTCGCACTATCAACCCCTCATCTAGCCAAATTGTGCTGCTTGATTCAAAAGATGGAGCATGGCTGAAAAAACGTTGTGGTGGTTACCTACATATGTGGAGGCAAGTTGTTTCAGTAGAAATGGAAGGACGGTTGGACGTTGCCATAGAAGCCTACTCCAAATCTGGCGATATCGCTTCACAAGGCCAGGTCCATTTCATACCCAAATCTTGCGGCATGAGCCATGGTAAATGTGCTCTTGGTGGCTCCGAGGTATCAATTACTGTTGCTTGGTCCCTTGTTGCTACGGACAAGGGGACGATCGCAGCACAGGGAAATTTGTTTGAATGTTGA